The DNA window GCGGAGGACTCGCTCGCGTACGGGCGGGTGCTCGGCCGGCCGGCGGCCCCCCGGGGCACCGAATGGCTCGACGTGGCGGTGGTCCGGCTGCCCCGGATCAGCAACGCCACCGACGTGGAGGCGCTGGCCACCGAGCCGGGCGTCCGGGTGCGGCTCACCATCGAGCCGGCCGAGCTGGCCGCCGCCGACCTGGTGGTCCTGCCCGGTTCCAAGTCGACCGTGGCGGACCTGGCCTGGCTGCGGGAGACCGGCCTGGCCGACGCCGTCCTGGCGCACGCCGCCGCGGGCCGGCCGCTGCTCGGCATCTGCGGCGGCTTCCAGATGCTGTCCCGGGCCATCCACGACCCGGTGGAGAGCCGCCAGGGCAGCGTGCCCGGCCTGGGGCTGCTCCCCGTCGAGATCACCTTCGACCCGCGCAAGACGGTCCGGCGTGCCGCCGGCACCGCCGCCGGGGACGTGCCGGTCCACGGCTACGAGATCCACCACGGCCAGGTCTCGGCCGCCGACCCGGGCCTGCCGCCGCTGCTCCGCTACGCCGACGGCGGCGGCGAGGGAGCGCGGCTGGGTCCGGTCCACGGCACCCACTGGCACGGCGCCTTCGAGTCCGACGCCTTCCGGCGCCGATTCCTCACCGAGGTCGCCGCGCTGGCCGGGCGGACCGGGTTCAAGGTCGCACCGGACACCTCGTTCGCCGCCGCCCGGGAGCGGACCCTGGACCTGCTCGGCGACCTCGTCGAGGAGCACCTCGACACCGACGCGCTGTGGCGGCTGATCGAGTCCGGCCCGCCCGCGGACCTGCCTTTCATCCCACCCGGCGCGCCGACGGCGTGACCGGGCCCGAGGCGTCGACGGCCTGAGCCAACCCGCGCGCCGACCGGCGGAGGGGTCAGTAGCGGACGTCGGCGGGTCGGTCGGACATCGGCAGGCCCGCCTCCCGCCAGCCCTGCACGCCGCCGATCATGTCGGTGGCGTGGCGCAGGCCGAGCGCCTGGAGGCCGGCGGCCGCCAGGCTGGAGCTGTAGCCCTGCCGGCACACCAGCACGATCTGCCGGTCGTAGCTGGTCGACTCGGGGATGCGCCAGGCGCTCGCCGGATCCAGCCGCCACTCCAGCACGGTCCGGTCGATGACGATCGCCCCGGGCAGCTCGCCCTGCTCGCGGCGCTGCGCCTCGGTGCGCGTGTCGACCAGCAGCGCCCCGGCGCGGACCGCTTCGACGGCGTCGTGCGGGGTGAGCCGGCGGAGGCCGGCCCGAGCCTGTTCGAGGAGGGCGTCGACGCCCGGACTCATCACGTCATGGAGCACCTCCCGATGATGCCCACGGCCGGGCGGGCCCGCCCGGTGAACGGCCTGCTGGTGCCGCAGGATCCAGCGGACGGGGGACGGCTAACGTCGGCCGGGTGACGGTGGCGGTGGTCGAGGCGTACGCGGGGTTGGCCCGCCGGGTGCTGGCCGGGCCGGCGCGGTTGGGGCGTACCCGGCTGGTGGCGGTCGACGGGCCGAGCGGCGCGGGCAAGAGCGTCTTCGCGACGCGCCTCGCGGACG is part of the Micromonospora halotolerans genome and encodes:
- a CDS encoding rhodanese-like domain-containing protein — translated: MSPGVDALLEQARAGLRRLTPHDAVEAVRAGALLVDTRTEAQRREQGELPGAIVIDRTVLEWRLDPASAWRIPESTSYDRQIVLVCRQGYSSSLAAAGLQALGLRHATDMIGGVQGWREAGLPMSDRPADVRY